In Falco biarmicus isolate bFalBia1 chromosome 7, bFalBia1.pri, whole genome shotgun sequence, a single window of DNA contains:
- the CALM1 gene encoding calmodulin-1 yields the protein MADQLTEEQIAEFKEAFSLFDKDGDGTITTKELGTVMRSLGQNPTEAELQDMINEVDADGNGTIDFPEFLTMMARKMKDTDSEEEIREAFRVFDKDGNGYISAAELRHVMTNLGEKLTDEEVDEMIREADIDGDGQVNYEEFVQMMTAK from the exons ATG GCTGATCAGCTGACTGAAGAACAGATTGCTG AATTCAAGGAAGCCTTTTCCCTATTTGACAAAGATGGTGATGGTACTATCACAACAAAAGAACTGGGAACTGTCATGAGGTCGTTGGGTCAAAATCCAACAGAAGCAGAATTGCAGGATATGATCAACGAGGTAGATGCTGATG GCAATGGCACTATTGACTTCCCTGAGTTTTTAACCATGATGGCCAGAAAAATGAAGGACACAGACAGCGAGGAGGAAATCCGTGAGGCATTCCGAGTCTTTGACAAG GATGGCAATGGCTATATCAGTGCAGCAGAACTACGTCATGTTATGACAAACTTAGGAGAAAAGCTAACAGATGAAGAAGTAGACGAAATGATCAGAGAAGCAGACATTGATGGGGATGGGCAAGTCAACTATGAAG AATTCGTACAGATGATGACTGCAAAGTGA